In Puntigrus tetrazona isolate hp1 chromosome 7, ASM1883169v1, whole genome shotgun sequence, the following are encoded in one genomic region:
- the LOC122349280 gene encoding C-type lectin BjL-like translates to MQKKMGVHSVLSHTLACFKHFSQCFNRRDSAGMKQRRMHLVLFSGLLSVILSDSSRLTEYVLIPEYKTWRAARSFCLRNYIDLASVQTLNEWSQINKLRASHLSDSWIGLYDDVNSWRWSFQEERLTYTRWDRDQPDNYGGDQDCVMLHPNGYWRDKSCNLKCVVICQSDEGPVLNADEEMSWKQAQRFCRKLHRLARSGMKMTISC, encoded by the exons atgcaaaagaaaATGGGTGTCCATTCAGTCCTCAGTCATACTTTAGcgtgttttaaacattttagtcaGTGTTTTAACAGACGAGACTCAGCAGGGATGAAACAGAGACGGATGCATCTGGTTTTGTTTTCAG GGCTTCTCTCGGTCATTCTGAGCGACTCAAGCAGACTCACCGAGTATGTTCTGATCCCAGAGTATAAAACGTGGAGAGCGGCTAGAAGTTTCTGTCTGAGAAACTACATTGACCTGGCCTCGGTCCAGACCCTTAATGAGTGGAGCCAAATCAACAAGTTAAGGGCCAGTCATCTGTCTGACAGCTGGATTGGACTCTATGACGATGTGAACAGCTGGCGCTGGTCTTTTCAAGAAGAACGCCTCACGTACACGAGATGGGACAGAGATCAGCCTGATAACTACGGAGGAGACCAGGACTGCGTGATGCTTCACCCGAATGGATACTGGCGCGACAAAAGCTGCAATCTTAAATGCGTCGTTATTTGTCAAAGTG ACGAAGGGCCTGTATTAAATGCTGATGAGGAGATGTCCTGGAAACAAGCTCAGCGTTTCTGTAGAAAACTTCATAGACTTGCACGGTCAGGAATGAAGATGACAATCAGCTGCTGA
- the LOC122348041 gene encoding bone marrow proteoglycan-like: MLLEPGLFDQKYSKYMLINDPKPWRGAQSYCRQQRSELVSVRNKEENLQIQQLIPAGDVVYIGLFKDAFVWSDNSTSSFRNWNFGQPDGSGECVVKLRQNRRWDDQRCIETRPFFCYERIVFRQILKLKVESDQNVNDPDIKAAILEQIKQKLISQGISVHANLQWKQQENGDVFQ; encoded by the exons ATGCTACTTGAGCCAGGCCTCTTTG ATCAGAAATACAGCAAGTACATGTTAATTAATGACCCGAAGCCCTGGAGAGGCGCTCAGAGTTACTGCAGACAGCAGCGGTCAGAGCTGGTCAGCGTGAGGAACAAGGAGGAGAACCTCCAGATCCAGCAGCTGATACCTGCAGGAGATGTCGTATACATCGGGCTTTTCAAAGACGCTTTTGTCTGGTCCGATAACAGCACGTCTTCATTCAGAAACTGGAATTTTGGTCAGCCGGACGGGTCAGGAGAGTGTGTGGTGAAGTTACGACAAAACAGACGGTGGGATGATCAGAGGTGCATCGAAACCAGACCCTTCTTCTGCTACGAAA GAATAGTGTTTAGGCAGATATTAAAACTGAAGGTGGAATCAGATCAGAACGTGAATGATCCCGATATTAAGGCAGCCATCCTCGAGCAG ATTAAGCAGAAACTGATATCTCAGGGAATTTCAGTGCATGCAAATCTGCAATGGAAGCAGCAGGAGAATGGAGACGTCTTCCAATGA
- the LOC122349264 gene encoding macrophage mannose receptor 1-like, with the protein MMMLNKIQLVVFLAGILSKASCDLQRFVLIQDPKTWTEAQSYCRRICVDLATVQSDEDRAKLKEAANAENFPSDAWIGFSRDVWHWSYQNMPVSNAKWDSSQPNMPDIYMACGNINSKGRWNDRTCTDADNFFCQIDNQNTLQDKFEFIDSVKLNWTDAQTYCKTHYTDLAAVTDDAENTFLASELSSRNLNNAWFGLYRIPWLWSDNSGVLWSSVKWKSTQPDNLNEIQCARANLEH; encoded by the exons ATGATGATGCTGAACAAGATTCAGCTTGTTGTTTTTCTCG CAGGAATTCTGTCGAAGGCTTCGTGTGACCTGCAGCGTTTTGTCCTGATCCAAGACCCAAAGACCTGGACAGAAGCTCAATCGTACTGTAGAAGGATATGCGTGGATCTGGCGACGGTTCAGAGCGATGAAGATAGAGCTAAACTAAAGGAGGCAGCGAACGCTGAGAACTTCCCATCTGACGCCTGGATCGGTTTCTCCAGAGATGTTTGGCATTGGTCGTATCAAAACATGCCGGTCAGCAATGCAAAGTGGGATTCCTCTCAGCCAAATATGCCCGACATATACATGGCCTGTGGAAATATAAACAGCAAAGGACGATGGAATGACAGAACTTGTACTGACGCAGACAACTTCTTTTGCCAAATTG ACAACCAGAACACACTTCAGGACAAGTTTGAGTTCATCGACAGCGTGAAATTGAACTGGACGGATGCTCAAACGTACTGCAAAACACACTACACAGACCTGGCCGCCGTTACAGACGACGCAGAGAACACGTTCCTCGCGAGCGAGCTTTCTTCACGGAACCTCAACAACGCCTGGTTCGGCCTGTACAGGATCCCATGGCTGTGGTCAGATAACAGCGGTGTCTTGTGGTCCTCCGTGAAGTGGAAGTCTACGCAGCCTGATAACTTGAACGAAATCCAGTGTGCGAGAGCCAACCTGGAGCACTGA
- the LOC122349290 gene encoding E-selectin-like, with product MEDRLIRFVLFSGFLSVLLCSSHDYVWVRDRKTWKEAQDFCQKHYLDLATARTDEEWSEIDKLRAKNGSKTWIRLYDDVNGWRWSFRNECPSFTRWHKKQPDNYGGNQDCVMLHSNGYWHDENCNRKCAIICQSDQRPVLVSDPAMSWTQGQRLCRKLHRLTHVSVRRQVLRLKVKAGDNVSDKVTADAVLKEVQKKLQEQGLAAGVKFSWQEQLSGTVFHKLNKQRYRSRC from the exons ATGGAAGACAGACTGATTCGATTCGTGTTGTTTTCAG GCTTTCTCTCGGTCCTTCTGTGCAGCTCGCATGATTATGTTTGGGTCAGAGACAGGAAAACTTGGAAAGAGGCTCAGGATTTCTGTCAAAAGCACTACCTTGATTTAGCCACTGCCCGGACTGATGAAGAGTGGAGTGAAATCGACAAGTTAAGAGCTAAAAATGGATCGAAGACTTGGATCAGGCTCTATGACGATGTGAACGGCTGGCGCTGGTCTTTTCGAAACGAATGCCCTTCATTCACCAGATGGCATAAGAAACAGCCGGATAATTACGGAGGAAACCAAGACTGTGTGATGCTTCACTCGAATGGATACTGGCATGATGAGAACTGCAATCGTAAATGTGCCATTATTTGTCAAAGCG ATCAAAGGCCAGTACTAGTTTCAGATCCAGCGATGTCCTGGACACAAGGCCAGAGACTCTGTAGAAAACTACACAGACTTACACACG TAAGTGTAAGGCGTCAGGTTTTGAGACTGAAGGTGAAAGCGGGTGATAATGTCTCTGATAAAGTGACTGCAGACGCCGTCTTGAAGGAG GTCCAGAAGAAACTCCAGGAGCAGGGACTAGCAGCAGGCGTCAAGTTCTCGTGGCAGGAGCAGCTCAGCGGAACGGTCTTCCACAAATTAAACAAGCAGCGTTATAGATCGAGGTGTTGA